A portion of the Streptomyces platensis genome contains these proteins:
- a CDS encoding peptide MFS transporter: MASSLTKDAAQQGNPAQGGKTFFGHPRGLATLFMTEMWERFSFYGMKALLPLYLIAPGGMHMPATTATAIYSVYMAMVYLLAMPGGWMADRFWGPRKTVAIGAGVVIAGHITLALPTSASFFAGLILVALGSGLLKANISTMVGHLYDGPEDPRRDGGFTLFYIGINLGAFLAPLSIGTVGEKVNWHFGFTLAAVGMALGLAQFLLGTRHLSAESNVVAQPATPQERASALRKGLIWLIVAAVFYTVLALTGNFANWALMPITIAGLVIPIAVLARMKRDKELTDLEQSKLSGYIWFFVVAAIFWMIYDQNGSTLSIFGENSTTNDLLGFHFPTSWYQSLNPIFIMALAPLVASAWLWLNKRGKEPSTAVKFASSLALIGVSFGVFLIPLIDTAANGGKVSPMWLVAIYFVQTVGELCLSPVGLSVTTKMAPAKYGSQMMGVWFLAVTAGDSVAGLLTSPQLNVDLNTSFSVAVEACLAVLAGVGIWTSRKRVKQMMGSVN; encoded by the coding sequence ATGGCGTCCAGCCTGACGAAGGACGCTGCTCAGCAGGGGAACCCTGCGCAGGGCGGCAAAACCTTCTTCGGCCACCCCCGCGGACTGGCCACTCTCTTCATGACCGAGATGTGGGAGCGCTTCAGCTTCTACGGCATGAAAGCACTCCTCCCGCTGTATCTGATCGCGCCCGGCGGCATGCATATGCCGGCCACCACGGCCACCGCGATCTACTCCGTGTACATGGCGATGGTCTATCTGCTCGCCATGCCGGGCGGTTGGATGGCCGACCGCTTCTGGGGACCGCGCAAGACGGTCGCCATCGGCGCCGGAGTGGTCATCGCGGGCCACATCACGCTGGCCCTGCCCACCTCGGCGAGCTTCTTCGCCGGTCTCATACTGGTCGCGCTGGGCTCCGGCCTGCTGAAGGCGAACATCTCCACGATGGTCGGCCACCTCTATGACGGCCCGGAGGACCCGCGCCGTGACGGTGGCTTCACGCTCTTCTACATCGGCATCAACCTCGGCGCCTTCCTGGCCCCGCTGAGCATCGGCACCGTCGGCGAGAAGGTCAACTGGCACTTCGGGTTCACGCTTGCCGCCGTCGGCATGGCGCTCGGCCTCGCCCAGTTCCTGCTCGGCACCCGCCATCTGAGCGCGGAGAGCAACGTCGTCGCCCAGCCCGCGACGCCCCAGGAGCGGGCTTCCGCACTGCGCAAGGGCCTGATCTGGCTGATCGTCGCGGCCGTGTTCTACACCGTGCTCGCGCTGACCGGGAACTTCGCCAACTGGGCGCTGATGCCGATCACCATCGCCGGTCTGGTCATCCCGATCGCGGTGCTGGCCCGTATGAAGCGCGACAAGGAGCTCACGGACCTCGAACAGTCCAAGCTCTCGGGCTACATCTGGTTCTTCGTGGTCGCCGCCATCTTCTGGATGATCTACGACCAGAACGGCTCGACGCTGTCGATCTTCGGTGAGAACTCCACCACGAACGACCTGCTGGGCTTCCACTTCCCGACGTCCTGGTACCAGTCGCTGAACCCGATCTTCATCATGGCGCTGGCCCCGCTGGTGGCCTCGGCGTGGCTGTGGCTGAACAAGCGCGGCAAGGAGCCGAGCACCGCCGTCAAGTTCGCGTCCAGCCTCGCGCTGATCGGCGTCTCGTTCGGCGTCTTCCTCATCCCGCTGATCGACACCGCCGCCAACGGCGGCAAGGTCAGCCCGATGTGGCTGGTGGCGATCTACTTCGTCCAGACCGTCGGTGAGCTGTGCCTCTCCCCGGTCGGCCTGTCGGTCACCACGAAGATGGCGCCCGCCAAGTACGGCTCCCAGATGATGGGTGTCTGGTTCCTCGCGGTCACCGCGGGCGACTCGGTGGCGGGTCTGCTGACCTCGCCGCAGCTGAACGTCGACCTGAACACCTCGTTCTCGGTCGCCGTCGAGGCCTGCCTCGCGGTCCTCGCCGGCGTCGGCATCTGGACGTCCCGCAAGCGGGTCAAGCAGATGATGGGCAGCGTCAACTGA
- a CDS encoding LPXTG cell wall anchor domain-containing protein yields MARFYEQHGRRPGRAAGLAVAVAMAAGSAVMLTAPAAHAQVVDVNYQCKTPIGNKGAVSPIDIKSTATSGAYKLVMSFQKGVSSSPVELGKGAMKPTALIQLGGAESGTVPVSGPPNDQAIPANTPIKISDLSGTYTPKGSGKVTFTASTLTIKALGTTTTCTPSNHPRPALTLDVKGSGGASGSTGGSATGGGSAGGQLPQTGPADSAVALGTLGGTVLLAGAAGALWLTRRHQRV; encoded by the coding sequence GTGGCCCGCTTCTACGAACAGCACGGCAGGCGCCCGGGCCGGGCGGCCGGTCTCGCGGTGGCCGTGGCGATGGCGGCGGGGTCCGCGGTGATGCTCACCGCACCGGCCGCCCATGCCCAGGTCGTCGACGTCAACTACCAGTGCAAAACGCCGATCGGCAACAAGGGCGCGGTCTCGCCCATCGACATCAAGAGCACTGCCACCAGCGGCGCGTACAAGCTCGTCATGTCCTTCCAGAAGGGCGTCTCCTCCAGCCCGGTCGAGCTGGGCAAGGGCGCCATGAAGCCGACCGCGCTGATCCAGCTGGGCGGGGCGGAGAGCGGTACGGTGCCGGTCTCCGGGCCGCCGAACGACCAGGCCATTCCAGCCAACACCCCCATCAAGATCAGTGACTTGAGCGGCACCTATACGCCCAAGGGCAGCGGCAAGGTCACTTTCACGGCGTCCACCCTCACCATCAAGGCGCTGGGCACCACCACGACCTGTACGCCCAGCAACCATCCCCGGCCCGCGCTGACCCTGGACGTGAAGGGGTCCGGCGGCGCCTCGGGGAGCACCGGCGGTTCCGCCACCGGCGGCGGCTCCGCCGGCGGGCAGCTGCCGCAGACCGGACCCGCGGACTCCGCCGTCGCGCTGGGCACCCTCGGCGGCACGGTGCTGCTGGCCGGTGCGGCCGGGGCGCTCTGGCTGACCCGCCGTCACCAGCGGGTGTGA
- a CDS encoding ATP-binding protein: MSTTRPYPPGDLGPEPGGAGASAAPAAAPPAGQIRRLRLAGARGAVARGRDFARQALHDWGWLPAAGADRRAAAEDVLLVVSELVTNACLHAEGPEELRLRCTGKVLRLEVSDLGAGQPAPRSPHRPGRPGGHGMFIVQRLCLDWGVVRHADGAGKTVWAELAAPS, from the coding sequence ATGAGCACCACCCGGCCGTACCCGCCGGGCGATCTCGGCCCGGAGCCGGGCGGCGCCGGCGCTTCCGCCGCCCCGGCAGCAGCCCCCCCGGCGGGCCAGATCCGCCGGCTGCGCCTGGCGGGCGCCCGAGGGGCCGTGGCGCGCGGCCGTGACTTCGCCCGGCAGGCCCTGCACGACTGGGGCTGGCTGCCGGCGGCCGGCGCGGACCGGCGGGCCGCGGCGGAGGATGTGCTGCTCGTCGTCTCGGAGCTGGTCACCAACGCCTGTCTGCATGCCGAGGGGCCCGAGGAGCTGCGGCTGCGCTGCACCGGCAAAGTGCTGCGCCTGGAGGTCAGTGACCTCGGGGCCGGCCAGCCCGCGCCGCGCAGCCCCCACCGTCCGGGCCGCCCGGGTGGTCACGGCATGTTCATCGTGCAGCGGCTGTGTCTGGACTGGGGCGTGGTGCGCCACGCCGACGGTGCGGGCAAGACCGTATGGGCGGAGCTCGCCGCGCCGTCCTGA